A region of the Fischerella sp. PCC 9605 genome:
GTTCCCAATTCATATCCAATCTGCTTAATTATACCGTTTTGAATTTTAGAGCCAGCGCGTTGTAGCACGTGACGCGATCGTGAGAGAATGACTTTTAGAAAGCTCCCACTCTACCCAAGAGGATGTAGAAAGTTTTGGCAACTAGTAAGACGTCATACATTGGATGCCATTTCTTCTGATACTGCAAATCTAAATCGACAATTTGTTCAAAATCTTTCACGTGGGAACGACCATTAACTTGCCATTCACCAGTCAAACCAGGTTTTACGTTTAAACGCAACCAGTGACGCTGGTTATAGTTAGCTACTTCATCCGCAGTGGGTGGACGTGTTCCGACTAAACTCATTTCGCCTACCAATACGTTCCAAAACTGTGGTAGTTCATCTAAACTTGTGCTTCGCAAAAACCGCCCAACCCTGGTGACTCGAAAGTCATTTTTATTCTTAAATATTAGTCCGTTAGCTTCATTTTCTACTAAGTATTTTATCTGCTCGGCATTAGATACCATTGAACGGAATTTGCGGATATAAAACGGACGCCCTTGCAACCCATAGCGTTCTTGTTTGAAAAAAATAGGGCCTGGACTATCTATTTTGATGGCGATCGCGATCGGTACAAACAGAATCGCCAATATCAATAGCCCAACCAAACTACCCACGATATCTAAACAACGTTTAAATTTAGATCTGACCGAAGGGTGAGAGGTAAATTGTAATTCCCAAGTGTTAGCGTTAGAGCTTGGACTTTCAACAACGGTTATGAATGGTGTTTGGTACATTGTCAAGCCGTAATGTTGATTAAAAAATATAATTTTACGTATCTTTACTTTGAATATAGACTTACCTCTATTAGAGAAACTCAACTACAACAGTAGATTCACCGAATCTTCATCAAGGCGACCTTGATTATCATTTTTTATAAATTTCAGATAAAGAGTATTTAATATATCTTATGGGGGATGAAATATGATTTTAAATCTGGATTTTACAGGTAATTGTGTTAGCATTTGCTACTAACTGAGTGTTAACATCGAAACATTCAACAAATATGTGACACGTGCAAATAGTGGGCAACACTCCTCTTCCAAAAACTTTAGACTTCTTGTAGAAGTGGAGAAAAGAGGAACTTCCTATTTGA
Encoded here:
- a CDS encoding sugar transferase, translated to MYQTPFITVVESPSSNANTWELQFTSHPSVRSKFKRCLDIVGSLVGLLILAILFVPIAIAIKIDSPGPIFFKQERYGLQGRPFYIRKFRSMVSNAEQIKYLVENEANGLIFKNKNDFRVTRVGRFLRSTSLDELPQFWNVLVGEMSLVGTRPPTADEVANYNQRHWLRLNVKPGLTGEWQVNGRSHVKDFEQIVDLDLQYQKKWHPMYDVLLVAKTFYILLGRVGAF